The DNA segment ACATTTAAAGAATTAAGGACTGTCTCGATCGGCATCTCACTCTAATAGCATTTCATTTATTCATTATAATATTATGTTAGTGTGGACACTAACCTTAAAACCCAAAATTGCAAGCGAAACTAATTGCTCTTCAAATACCAATCGTCACTGGTACATAAATATATCAATCTGTAACTATTCAAGCTTAGGCAAACTTCTAGAACCATAAGTCGGCACATCATATTAGGTTAGGCATTTCCTCATATCTCATTTACACAGAAATATCATATAGAGCAGTGTGATTCATCACATGCGCCATTATGACAGATGTAAATAAATTAATGTATATACACATCTACTTGAAGTTTCAATCAAAGATTGGGAGGTTTCTTTGTTTTTTGTAATTGAGACCAACTTAGACTCTGGTTCAAGAACCAAGGATGATAAAAGAGCTAATCCTATGACATGCCCCAACACACATTCCTCATTCCCTGCCCTCCTTGAAAGCCATCATCTGCTGTCCATTACGGGGAGGTATTTATCTGAGATCAGCTTACATCTGTCATTTAAGAATATTTCGTCTTCATTTGTTGACTTTGTTGGCAGTTTTGTTATTGTTAATGTCACGTAAatacattttaaaaattttggTTTATATGTTACATGTCCGTTTGCTGTTCAAAACTGTTCTGATTCTTTATACTGGTCATGATGAGTATTTAATAAAACTCTACCCGTTCGAACACCTTCTACGCTTAGATATTCACTGCATAATGGGCCATTATGACAGATCATTAAAGAAATAATGAAAAAGTTTATGATTGTGAGCAAAACGAGCCCCAAGGTCCGCTATAATCACTATGGCAGAACATCTTCTCCCCCGCAGTTTGCATTGACGATCCACAAACAcattcatgattttgaataattttCATGCTCCACaaacatataatataattataaatctaCACGATCGAATGATAAGCTTGAAATAATACATGCAAACAGAACTCAACAGAAGAGAACTACAAGATAAATCATCGAAGACTAAAAGAACAAAAAGATTCACGGTAGTAAAAATTTAAACACAAAATGAATATTACGATCCCAAAGCCCATAACTATCAAGAAACACATCCACAGGTCGTCAACATTACAAAAGAATCAAGAACGCCAAGAAAAGatcggagagaaaacttctgcccTTAATCTTTCAACTATCGACAAAAACATCTACGAGGAACCAACACTGGTTGTGAAACGCGAACGAGAAAAGAATCAGGAACGCCAAGGAAATATCGGAGACAAAGGGCTAGAGAAGATCGCTTACACAGAGAAGTATACAGCGAAGAAGAGCTCGTCAGAGCATCATCACAGCGAGGGTCGGATGCCTCGAGTTCGGGACGGGGCTCGTCACGAGCCTGAAGCCTCCAGTCGGATCCAACAAAACAAACGAACAAGAAGACAATGACAGATCTCAAAACCCTCGAGATCCCTAGATCTAGATCAAGAGAATGCGAGAAATATCCAAGAAAACAGATGACCAAAAAAGATCACGGATCTCAAAACCATCAAAAACGCTAGAAGAAGATGATACCACAAAATTTCAAGCGAACAAACGAATAAGAAACACGATATATCTCAACATCGTCGGCAACTCTGGAAAAGCATTCAAGAAAGATCGATAGAGAACGACAAAGGATCAGTAGAGAATCATGTAGACTTACAATCTGGTTGAAGAGGAAAGTGGAAGAGATCCTACTTCGCCCTTCTTTTGGTTCTTCCAATGATTTCGATCGGCTTTAGAACTCCCATTCCATCATCTTCTAAGAAACATGACGGATCACAACATGATCGAAGATTCTAGAAACGAAGACAAgaaatatcaaaagagaagaacgaAGGATCAACAGAGAAGCATATCGTCTTACCATCCGACTGAGGGAGGAGCAGGTCCTTCTTCTTCCGCCGTTTGGCTCCTCCAAGAATCTTCGTCGGGTTTGGGACTTCCGACCCAGCGATCCATATACCCAGACCTCAACACGTGTCAGGCACGTGAGATTGGAAATCCTCACGTCAATGCTTTGAGGCACGATACGAGTGATGAATGGTGGGTCCCACTATGCTTCGGACAACCACGGTGGACACGAAAAGAAATCATCCATCCTGGTAGGCAAATCCTGTAGCAGTAATCAGATGAATTAGCACTGTCGTCCGTATTCTTTTTGGCTTTTCTTGCGTTTGGGTGTCGAAAGCGATTAGGAAACAGACACACTGGTGAATTGAACGTTATTAGTCTCCATGCCACATTTGTCTCACTCGAGAAATGCTATATTCATCTTTCTTCACGTTTGCCGTGGGCGTCTTAATCAAATCCAATGCCTAAATCGAACGTAATGTATCTTTCAAAGTATAAAAGTAATGagggtaaaaaaataataataatccctAAATCGATCATAGCTGGCTAAATCAAGACCGTTCGTCAACGGTCGATTTCAGGTAAACGCCTCTGAGACATGAGGTTGGGAATTGCAGGATACGTATGTATTACTGGTGAATAAAAAAGCACTCAGCTGATCGACATAGAAATGGGAAGGAAGGTGGAGGCGCGGTCGGTGGTAATGCCTCGGAATTCGTAGAACGCAGGCCGTGTTTGTGTCAGACTCTGGCGTCATTCATAAAGCAGAGTGGCTGCCGCTCCGCGAAAAAGCAGAAAGCGACTCTCTAATGAGGGACGAAAGCGGTAATGTCTTGTGGCACTGCTCAGGGCACGTGAGCCGGATGCAGGCTGAAGCGCAACCAGCGATGCGGTGACATGTAACGACGAGATGCGCGGCGATGAGGGACGAAAGCACTCGGCTATAGATGGAGTTCATACGAAGACGAAAGTATTCCCAAGGTCATTGTCATATTTCATGGTTCCGCATGAATGTTTTAAGAGCACATGCAAGTCACAAAAAGTAGATGGACAACTAGTAGCATTAATTAATAGCTTACGCACCATTTACATCATAATTTGTTGGTTCACAAACTACATTAATTTATAATTGCCACAGCCACACCAGAAGAAATTTATAAAGCAAAAAACATTTATAAATCACATAATTTCCTCGTCAGCCGAGAGTCGTTGGACGGCTCAGAGAAGCAAATAGTCATTAACAACAAGATTGACAACGACATCTGCTTGATCTTAAAAAGACGTCGTCGTATACTTGATCGATGACCGTCTACATATAAAATTGGGGCATGCGTCCATCACATTGCTACAGAATATATCGCATCCAAAGAGATGTCCCGAAAGAAACAACAcaaactaataaagatgccaaaaAAACATACCCTCACCTCGCTAGATAGAAGCTGACGAAGAAGAAATACAGTACTTGTACACGATAACACATCCCTAATGCAATCATGTTATTTCTAAGACAATAGCTAAGAAAACCTTTCACTTTTTGTTTTCTAAGATCCACGGTTGAGCATCTCCTTGTACCTCATGATGGACGCTAAGCGCTGCAGCTTCAGCTGATGCCGGAACCGATTGATGAAGTCGTCCGCCCGCGCGTCCACCTCCTCGCCGCCGTCTCCTACGGCTGGATCCACGGTCTCCGTCGCTGCCGTCACCGCCTCCTCGAAGTGCGAGAAGGCAGACTTCTCGCTGGCCGACTTCTTCATCCGCACCGCCAGCTTCGGCGGCATCTCCCCCGCCGTTGGTTGCGTGTCCGACTGGCTCCGGCCTAAATGTTCGCCGTGCTGGTGCTCGCCCTCCGCCTGGGGCGCGGGGTGGGGGGCCTCGTCCACGATCTCAGCCGCGGGGGCGGGCGTGGACTCGAAGGGAGGGGGGATCTCGCCGAAGCGGTAGTGGTGGAAGTTGAAGGAGCGAAGGCGGTCGAGAACAACAGAGGAGGAGCGTGAGAGGGAGCGGGTAAGGAAACGACCAGGATAGGCTCCGCCATCGTCGTCCGCCGCGGTGCcttgctggtggtggtggtggtaggaCTTGGAGGCGATGGCGATGCTGCCGATGACGACATTGAGGAGGACGAACAGGACGGTCGGCGTGAACCAGCCGTACACCGAGGCCAAGACCGACGCCAGCGTTTCTCCCAGCATTTTATTTGGTGGTAGGTTGGACTGGGCGGCGGAGGGGAAAGGAGGCGTGCGTGAGGGTTGAAGGTGAGACGGAGGGCGGTTTATATTGGGAAGAGCGACGTGCACGTGACGGAAGCATGCGGCTCACATGGCGATGGCAGGCGGCGGAATAGATTAAGATCAAAACGGAGATTAGGGTGATGAGCGCACACATGACATGCGATGGTACGAGACAGGATGGTTTGAGATCAAAGCGGATTCGAAGGTGATAAGCGCACACAAGAGATGAGATTAGATGGTACGCGATCTGCTCAGGCTGCTCACTGAATTGACCGGTGCTTGGAAGTCGTTCGgtctttttctattatttttcatGGTAGGAAGGGGAGCGTTTCTGGGCATGGAAGACTTGTTCGGTCTTTAGTTTATGTTTCATGTGCTTTTGCCGCTTCTTTAATCTGCCATGGATGTTGTTGCGCGTTCCATGTTACATCAGATTAAACCCACTCAAAGGGGGGACTGTGGGTTACCGAGTGACGATGTGAAAGTTAATGTAGGATAATCATACTTGTGACGTGTCTAAGGTTAAGGAAGATTCTCGGTTGCTGGAGTTcgcgtcatttctcttgggttggaGTCAATGCACAAAGAGGCTCCTACTTCCAACTATTTGGATACGCACAATCGTGCGAGCTTTCTTCCTTTAAGCTCGGGTCATGTCACCATGGATGTCTCGTCACGCCACAAGGAGAAGCTCTTCCACGCGTCGAGCCAAGATCCGTATCAAAACATTTCTCGGTACACTTTCTCACCCCCTTCCCTCTTGGGATCGATCGTCGTATAGTAGTATAAGAACCTCTTGTTGGTATCTGATcgggggagaaaaaaaaaaaaggagagaatgaACACTAACTTACTCGTTGAGGGGTTAAAGTCAGTAACCACTTGACAAGTGCCTTTAGAAAAGCAACCACCCTCGAGACACGATCATCCCGATCAAGAGATGTCTTCTTCCAAGCAGGTCCGATATCTTGATCGAGAAACATCAATTAACACCCGTCCTAAGGGCATGATCAATCTTATCGATCAGTTTAGTCGATCGAATACTCATAACATCAACCTGTGCACTAGACGTGACTCATCAACCACGACAATCAATTCACCAACAGATCATTAAATTTGTGACACTGTCTGGCCTGAGGTTTGGTACCACGCATCACATGGTCGGCATAATTTAGTTAGAGAGAGAGATTTGCTGGTCTTCGCTAACGTTTGGTCTTCTCACTAACCTTCAGCTGACCAGGAATCTTATAGTGACTTGGTCTTTTGCTACTGCTATTCACATCTCAATAATTCGCTCTCCTTTCTTTTAAAAGATTCGAGGAAAGCTACTTCATTGGTTGGGTACGTATTTCAATCTCGCTTCTCCGTTAGTTTTTGGGTTTCCTTTTTACCATTAAGCAATTATAACTATTTTGTTCTGGAAGCTCCAAGGAATAGAGAACCGATGATATATGTCGGCATAAACTATTGGAGGAATTTTCTCAAAAAAGAAACCAACAGTTAACCGAGCATACGTGCAAACGAAACGGCTGTCATCTCACGGTGCTTTATGTTTTAGAGGTTGGACTCAGTCTAATCATCGCAGTGTGTCGGCTAG comes from the Musa acuminata AAA Group cultivar baxijiao chromosome BXJ1-10, Cavendish_Baxijiao_AAA, whole genome shotgun sequence genome and includes:
- the LOC103968840 gene encoding pathogen-associated molecular patterns-induced protein A70; translated protein: MLGETLASVLASVYGWFTPTVLFVLLNVVIGSIAIASKSYHHHHQQGTAADDDGGAYPGRFLTRSLSRSSSVVLDRLRSFNFHHYRFGEIPPPFESTPAPAAEIVDEAPHPAPQAEGEHQHGEHLGRSQSDTQPTAGEMPPKLAVRMKKSASEKSAFSHFEEAVTAATETVDPAVGDGGEEVDARADDFINRFRHQLKLQRLASIMRYKEMLNRGS